A genomic region of Caenorhabditis elegans chromosome V contains the following coding sequences:
- the eif-2Bdelta gene encoding Translation initiation factor eIF2B subunit delta (Confirmed by transcript evidence): MSDKNINTDKKHPADKLKETFEKLNNEVKLLGMILGVKSENNQQVVPPTTAEEPAQGEDKNQYHKDVTAEDKKARKAAKAAEKKARAEKSVANKAAAAAGSTQNQGQKKEKPPKEHSAVPSESTTKLIEENAQLTKTTEQLAAKMETLVIEDVKINGSLKPAIKKSTGVEKNVRHVHNVIMPSVVTFDLPKNQTKTLPSASDSDEAVASEIESTAIAQLDDATSFVHIHPAFLTLMAKAELEKIPDVETVCIQFIAAFKEFLRDWTVEREKNNINASTFGHDLDLAIRPQLAHMTQNGHWPLPFALGNTVRLLKRTIKRLEESTNMKCEEELQVYLEDTLAINFCHAYKAISQLLVRKIQQFKKVVVFDWCPVVNHVLLEAKQQIPDMQLSVIDANSNGRGTRHVKSFVDQGYNVKYVTMKGASWASLASGVLILGCSAIFANGAVAARKGALAVVLCANHYNIPVIVVAEHFKFIDKGQVYQRVALLGRQNIECIQSDLVTAVVTDLRILGPTSAPAVLKAKALTDMA, encoded by the exons ATGAGcgataaaaatattaatactGACAAAAAGCATCCTGCTGATAAATTAaag GAAACTTTCGAAAAGCTGAACAACGAAGTAAAGTTACTTGGAATGATTCTCGGagtaaaaagtgaaaataacCAGCAAGTGGTTCCGCCAACAACTGCAGAAGAGCCAGCTCAAGGTGAAGACAAAAATCAGTATCAC aaagacgTGACTGCTGAAGAtaaaaaagcgagaaaagCAGCCAAGGCAGCTGAGAAAAAAGCGAGAG ctgaaaaatctgTAGCCAATAAagccgccgccgccgctgGGAGCACTCAAAATCAAGGGCAAAAGAAGGAAAAACCGCCAAAAGAGCATTCAGCAGTTCCATCTGAATCCACTACTAAACTTATCGAAGAAAATGCACAGCTCACGAAAACCACAGAACAGCTTGCAGCGAAAATGGAAACCTTGGTGATTGAAGATGTGAAGATTAATGGAAGTCTAAAGCCGGCGATAAAGAAATCTACTGGTGTTGAGAAAAATGTTCGACATGTTCATAACGTTATAATGCCTTCTGTGGTCAcatttg atcttccaaaaaatcaaacgaaAACGTTGCCGTCTGCATCTGATTCTGACGAAGCAGTAGCATCAGAAATTGAATCAACAGCAATCGCCCAATTGGATGATGCGACGTCTTTTGTACACATTCATCCTGCATTCTTAACGCTTATGGCTAAagcagaattggaaaaaattccagatgttGAAACAGTTTGTATTCAATTTATTGCTGCTTTCAAAGag tttctgCGAGATTGGACAGTAGAACGAGAAAAGAATAATATCAATGCTTCCACATTCGGTCACGACCTCGATTTGGCTATTCGTCCACAACTTGCTCATATGACTCAAAATGGTCACTGGCCATTGCCATTTGCACTTGGGAATACAGTTCGATTGTTGAAAAGAACAATCAAACGACTTGAGGAAAGCACTAATATGAAGTGTGAAGAAGAATTACAAGTTTATCTGGAAGATACTTTGGCTATAAATTTCTGTCACGCGTACAAAGCCATCAGTCAACTGCTTGTTcgcaaaattcaacaattcaaaaaagttgtcgtGTTCGATTGGTGTCCTGTTGTGAATCATGTTCTTCTGGAAGCCAAACAACAAATTCCTGATATGCAATTGTCTGTTATTGATGCAAATTCCAATGGACGAGGTACGCGGCATGTGAAGAGTTTCGTAGATCAAGGATATAATGTCAAATACGTCACAATGAAAGGAGCTTCATGGGCGTCCCTggca agtgGAGTTCTCATTCTCGGATGTTCTGCTATTTTTGCAAATGGTGCTGTTGCTGCACGAAAAGGAGCATTGGCTGTAGTTTTGTGTGCTAATCACTACAATATTCCAGTAATTGTAGTTGctgaacatttcaaattcatcGATAag gggCAAGTCTATCAGCGAGTCGCTCTTCTTGGCCGTCAGAATATTGAGTGCATCCAATCGGATCTTGTAACTGCTGTCGTAACAGATCTTCGAATCCTTGGACCAACATCAGCTCCAGCAGTTCTCAAGGCAAAGGCGTTGACTGATATGGCTTAA
- the eif-2Bdelta gene encoding Translation initiation factor eIF2B subunit delta (Confirmed by transcript evidence), whose translation MILGVKSENNQQVVPPTTAEEPAQGEDKNQYHKDVTAEDKKARKAAKAAEKKARAEKSVANKAAAAAGSTQNQGQKKEKPPKEHSAVPSESTTKLIEENAQLTKTTEQLAAKMETLVIEDVKINGSLKPAIKKSTGVEKNVRHVHNVIMPSVVTFDLPKNQTKTLPSASDSDEAVASEIESTAIAQLDDATSFVHIHPAFLTLMAKAELEKIPDVETVCIQFIAAFKEFLRDWTVEREKNNINASTFGHDLDLAIRPQLAHMTQNGHWPLPFALGNTVRLLKRTIKRLEESTNMKCEEELQVYLEDTLAINFCHAYKAISQLLVRKIQQFKKVVVFDWCPVVNHVLLEAKQQIPDMQLSVIDANSNGRGTRHVKSFVDQGYNVKYVTMKGASWASLASGVLILGCSAIFANGAVAARKGALAVVLCANHYNIPVIVVAEHFKFIDKGQVYQRVALLGRQNIECIQSDLVTAVVTDLRILGPTSAPAVLKAKALTDMA comes from the exons ATGATTCTCGGagtaaaaagtgaaaataacCAGCAAGTGGTTCCGCCAACAACTGCAGAAGAGCCAGCTCAAGGTGAAGACAAAAATCAGTATCAC aaagacgTGACTGCTGAAGAtaaaaaagcgagaaaagCAGCCAAGGCAGCTGAGAAAAAAGCGAGAG ctgaaaaatctgTAGCCAATAAagccgccgccgccgctgGGAGCACTCAAAATCAAGGGCAAAAGAAGGAAAAACCGCCAAAAGAGCATTCAGCAGTTCCATCTGAATCCACTACTAAACTTATCGAAGAAAATGCACAGCTCACGAAAACCACAGAACAGCTTGCAGCGAAAATGGAAACCTTGGTGATTGAAGATGTGAAGATTAATGGAAGTCTAAAGCCGGCGATAAAGAAATCTACTGGTGTTGAGAAAAATGTTCGACATGTTCATAACGTTATAATGCCTTCTGTGGTCAcatttg atcttccaaaaaatcaaacgaaAACGTTGCCGTCTGCATCTGATTCTGACGAAGCAGTAGCATCAGAAATTGAATCAACAGCAATCGCCCAATTGGATGATGCGACGTCTTTTGTACACATTCATCCTGCATTCTTAACGCTTATGGCTAAagcagaattggaaaaaattccagatgttGAAACAGTTTGTATTCAATTTATTGCTGCTTTCAAAGag tttctgCGAGATTGGACAGTAGAACGAGAAAAGAATAATATCAATGCTTCCACATTCGGTCACGACCTCGATTTGGCTATTCGTCCACAACTTGCTCATATGACTCAAAATGGTCACTGGCCATTGCCATTTGCACTTGGGAATACAGTTCGATTGTTGAAAAGAACAATCAAACGACTTGAGGAAAGCACTAATATGAAGTGTGAAGAAGAATTACAAGTTTATCTGGAAGATACTTTGGCTATAAATTTCTGTCACGCGTACAAAGCCATCAGTCAACTGCTTGTTcgcaaaattcaacaattcaaaaaagttgtcgtGTTCGATTGGTGTCCTGTTGTGAATCATGTTCTTCTGGAAGCCAAACAACAAATTCCTGATATGCAATTGTCTGTTATTGATGCAAATTCCAATGGACGAGGTACGCGGCATGTGAAGAGTTTCGTAGATCAAGGATATAATGTCAAATACGTCACAATGAAAGGAGCTTCATGGGCGTCCCTggca agtgGAGTTCTCATTCTCGGATGTTCTGCTATTTTTGCAAATGGTGCTGTTGCTGCACGAAAAGGAGCATTGGCTGTAGTTTTGTGTGCTAATCACTACAATATTCCAGTAATTGTAGTTGctgaacatttcaaattcatcGATAag gggCAAGTCTATCAGCGAGTCGCTCTTCTTGGCCGTCAGAATATTGAGTGCATCCAATCGGATCTTGTAACTGCTGTCGTAACAGATCTTCGAATCCTTGGACCAACATCAGCTCCAGCAGTTCTCAAGGCAAAGGCGTTGACTGATATGGCTTAA
- the haao-1 gene encoding 3-hydroxyanthranilate 3,4-dioxygenase (Confirmed by transcript evidence), whose translation MSGVTAIEIPQWIQDNQEDFVPPVCNKCMFSDQLKVFYVGGPNQRKDFHLEEGEEFFFQRKGDMVLKVIEKGQVRDLVIKQGEMFMLPARVEHSPQRFSNSIGLVVERERKNTEFDCVRFLVGSSNITLFERWFYLTDVVKDLPPLIKEFYGSNEFKTGKPGKGTFACNAPYEARWTDLPVPINRKEFIYDHISEVKNGPVRIYGAPEYKTEVMLLGEGSYDLESGTVELLIWLQENTFAVVEESGFTYAMKSETMVRIKPNTKCLLNVKGGFAITIRMPA comes from the exons ATGAGCGGAGTTACTGCAATTGAGATTCCACAATGGATTCAAGATAATCAAGAGGATTTTGTACCACCTGTTTGTAACAAGTGTATGTTCTCGGAtcagttgaaagttttctaCGTTGGAGGACCAAATCAAAGAAAAGATTTTCATTTGGAAGAAGGAGAAGAGTTTTTCTTCCAGAGAAAAGGGGATATGGTACTGAAAGTGATTGAAAAGGGTCAAGTCCGTGATCTAGTAATCAAGCAAG GGGAAATGTTCATGTTGCCAGCAAGAGTAGAACATTCACCTCAAAGATTTTCCAACTCTATTGGTCTTGTCGTTGAACGTGAACGAAAGAATACTGAATTTGATTGTGTTCGATTTCTTGTTGGTTCTTCCAATATCACACTCTTTGAAAGATGGTTCTATTTGACTGATGTTGTCAAGGATTTACCTCCATTAATCAAAGAATTTTATGGATCGAATGAATTCAAAACTG gtaAACCAGGAAAAGGAACATTTGCATGCAATGCTCCATACGAAGCAAGATGGACTGATTTACCCGTACCTATTAATAGAAAAGAATTTATCTATGATCATATCAGTGAAGTGAA aaacgGACCAGTGAGAATTTATGGAGCACCTGAGTACAAAACTGAAGTTATGTTGCTAGGAGAGGGATCTTATGATTTGGAAAGTGGAACTGTAGAGTTGCTAATTTGGTTGCAG GAAAACACATTTGCGGTCGTAGAAGAGAGCGGGTTCACTTATGCAATGAAATCGGAGACCATGGTTAGGATAAAACCGAACACAAA gtGTCTTCTTAATGTCAAAGGAGGATTTGCTATCACCATCAGAATGCcagcataa
- the acs-14 gene encoding 4-coumarate--CoA ligase (Confirmed by transcript evidence), with product MPHDSTYPPVKISERPYHEMLLDAIDKTIADGKNKIAFVSGDNPKHFITFEQLRKDAFAVAMYLHSIGFKKDVAAVVLPNVWHYTSFFIGCAINGGAVSGASALFTDYELQRQFVDSRAKVVFTYEDFLPKVLLAVKQSPNIQKIIVIPKPVGSSLPAGVVSWNEVVSTPVTALPQVPIDVHNDLLVLPYSSGTTGPPKGVMLSHYNFTSMISMYLAIDKSHILDVLDPNWDCYNEKALLFLPFYHVYGFGLLNHCLLKGMTGIVMSHFEPNNFLTAVQNYKVRCLCLVPPIMVFLAKHPICDKFDLSSVQMIMAGAAPAGKDLIEELKRKYTNLKYIQQGYGMTECSMASHLPDLRNDQPYGSVGKLASNLVMKIVEPGTDREQPVNQRGEICVRGPTIMLGYLGRPEATASTVIDGWLHTGDIGYLNEDGNLFIVDRLKELIKVKGLQVPPAELEDLLLSHPKIRDCAVIGIPDAKAGELPKAFVVRADNTLTEQEVKDFVKPKVSPYKQLEGGVEFIEEIPKSAAGKILRRFLRDRSSAKL from the exons ATGCCACACGACTCTACATATCCACCAGTGAAGATTTCCGAGCGTCCGTACCATGAGATGCTCCTTGATGCAATTGATAAAACAATTGCCGATGGAAAGAATAAAATTGCATTTGTGAGCGGAGATAATCCAAAACATTTCATTACTTTTGAACAACTTCGTAAGGATGCTTTTGCTGTCGCTATGTATCTTCATAGCATTGGGTTCAAG AAAGATGTTGCTGCTGTTGTTCTTCCAAACGTCTGGCACTAtacttcatttttcattggATGTGCCATCAACGGTGGAGCTGTATCTGGAGCTAGTGCACTTTTCACTGACT ATGAGCTTCAACGTCAATTTGTTGATTCTCGCGCAAAGGTTGTTTTTACTTACGAAgattttcttccaaaagttCTTCTTGCTGTGAAGCAATCGCCAAACATCCAAAAGATCATTGTCATCCCAAAACCAGTTGGATCTTCTCTTCCAGCAGGAGTTGTATCTTGGAATGAAGTGGTTTCAACTCCAGTCACTGCTCTACCACAAGTTCCAATTGATGTTCACAATGATTTACTCGTTCTTCCATACTCGAGTGGTACCACTGGACCACCAAAGGGTGTTATGCTATCACACTACAATTTTACATCCATGATCTCCATGTATCTTGc AATTGATAAATCACACATTTTGGATGTTCTTGATCCAAATTGGGACTGCTACAATGAGAAAGCTCTCTTGTTTCTTCCATTCTATCATGTCTATGGATTTGGTCTTCTTAATCACTGTCTTCTCAAGGGAATGACTGGAATTGTCATGAGCCATTTTGAgccgaataattttttgactgCCGTTCAAAACTACAAA GTCCGCTGTCTTTGCCTAGTTCCACCAATTATGGTTTTCTTGGCCAAGCATCCAATTTGCGATAAGTTTGATCTATCATCAGTGCAAATGATAATGGCGGGAGCAGCTCCAGCTGGAAAGGATTTGATTGAAGAATTGAAGAGGAAGtatacaaatttgaaatacatCCAACAAGGATATGGAATGACGGAATGTTCAATGGCTAGTCATCTTCCTGATTTAAGAAATGATCAACCATATGGATCCGTTGGAAAACTTGCTTCAAATTTGGTTATGAAG ATTGTGGAACCAGGAACCGACAGAGAGCAACCGGTTAACCAACGAGGAGAAATTTGTGTTCGTGGTCCAACAATTATGCTTGGGTATCTCGGAAGACCAGAAGCAACAGCCAGCACTGTCATCGATGGATGGCTTCACACTGGAGACATTGGTTATCTCAATGAGGatggaaatttgtttattgTTGATCGACTTAAAGAGCTAATCAAGGTCAAAGGGCTTCAAGTACCACCAGCTGAACTTGAAGATCTTCTTCTATCTCATCCAAAGATTAGAGATTGTGCAGTTATTGGAATCCCAGATGCTAAAGCTGGAGAATTACCTAAAGCATTTGTTGTAAGAGCTGATAACACTCTCACTGAACAAGAAGTTAAGGACTTTGTTAAAC CAAAAGTGTCTCCTTACAAACAACTCGAAGGTGGTGTCGAATTTATTGAAGAAATTCCAAAGTCCGCAGCTGGAAAGATTTTGAGACGATTCTTGAGAGATCGTTCTTCAGCCAAgctttaa